The Neodiprion fabricii isolate iyNeoFabr1 chromosome 4, iyNeoFabr1.1, whole genome shotgun sequence genome window below encodes:
- the LOC124181198 gene encoding tripartite motif-containing protein 2-like isoform X2, protein MTSKWKSVFKRPLSHDSTNPRPVENHEESSAIMQEMTELPADFILGPDPKASKSRPVFNSSQSAIEQPTVELRNNDSRKSHGTSLGAIEDLLQCPICLERLRTPRMMPCQHTFCLECLEEQLNYLGNDGRTIKCPLCKLTVVESVPRDLPTNLYIENLLRVMGNVGGESLEHLVFSSPVVTFAPCVDQPSSLVQGPSSLMSMPEPVVQEIRCVKCETACTRENRCKHCKQIFCSVCWVAHMDDLKEQLGNITEQLSNTTDRFQHRIQDYKTRVDQLMEYIDRDIELRIGELRQEREERIQQVQDSARKGEHLAEELKGKIIRTKEEVDAYQCFKFDTLADNQEKVKTFLALHRRASELMTAVAYWQPEISDSLDDQDEKQRINFATSEETAQFYYRSKTFTPRIVAGRGIVQRPSGITMDPWKKHFLVACPGTRQVLVLDKKYRVHRRIQHEGMMSPQGVAFLEDFEELFVTDKWKHCIHVFNSKGTLLRRLCTKGQGDGQLRSPEGIAAHPSRNLLYVADTGNDRIHILTPDGATFATIGPTGNAETVLTKAGVEITNNATHFNQPTAVAVSETVIVVADCGNHKIKIFDHAANLLRTIGTPGTHRGLLRSPETVTLDPKGNVIVGDSGNGRVQIFTATGELLRVLGSKGTKEGQFGWVSGIFVKDNCEIVVADSKNYTIQVF, encoded by the exons ATGACTTCGAAGTGGAAGTCGGTATTCAAGAGGCCACTTTCTCACGATTCGACAAATCCTCGACCGGTCGAAAACCACGAAGAGTCCAGCGCTATAATGCAGGAAATGACGGAACTCCCAGCGGACTTCATCCTGGGTCCCGATCCCAAGGCATCCAAGTCCCGGCCAGTTTTCAACTCCAGTCAATCCGCCATTGAACAACCGACGGTGGAACTCAGGAACAACGATTCAAGGAAATCTCACGG AACTTCCCTTGGGGCGATCGAGGACCTACTACAGTGTCCCATTTGCCTCGAACGACTTCGTACACCACGCATGATGCCGTGCCAGCACACCTTCTGCCTCGAATGCTTGGAGGAGCAGCTTAACTACTTGGGAAACGATG GAAGAACGATCAAGTGCCCGCTTTGCAAGTTGACGGTGGTCGAATCGGTGCCTCGTGACCTACCAACGAACCTGTACATCGAGAATCTTCTGCGAGTGATGGGAAACGTTGGTGGCGAGAGTCTGGAACACTTGGTCTTCTCGAGTCCTGTTGTGACCTTTGCGCCCTGCGTAGATCAGCCGTCATCCCTCGTCCAGGGACCGTCTTCACTGATGTCTATGCCGGAGCCTGTGGTCCAGGAAATCCGGTGCGTTAAATGCGAGACCGCGTGCACGAGGGAAAATAGATGCAAACACTGCAAACAG ATATTTTGCAGCGTTTGCTGGGTCGCCCATATGGACGACCTCAAAGAGCAACTCGGCAACATCACAGAGCAGCTCAGTAACACGACGGATCGTTTTCAACACAGGATTCAAGATTACAAG ACAAGGGTTGATCAGCTGATGGAATACATTGATCGTGACATCGAGTTGCGAATCGGAGAACTGCGGCAGGAGCGCGAAGAGAGAATACAGCAAGTCCAGGATTCGGCCAGAAAGGGTGAACATCTCGCTGAGGAGCTCAAAGGGAAGATAATAAGAACAAAGGAGGAGGTCGATGCTTATCAATGCTTCAAGTTCGACACTCTCGCCGACAATCAGGAGAAG GTCAAAACATTCTTGGCTCTTCATCGACGAGCAAGCGAACTCATGACAGCGGTTGCTTACTGGCAGCCAGAGATTAGTGATTCTCTGGACGATCAGGACGAAAAGCAGAGGATAAATTTTGCCACGTCAGAGGAAACTGCTCAGTTTTATTACAG GAGCAAAACTTTTACACCGAGGATCGTAGCTGGCCGGGGAATAGTTCAGAGACCTTCAGGGATCACTATGGACCCCTGGAAAAAACATTTCCTAGTGGCCTGTCCGGGCACTCGGCAAGTTTTGGTCCTCGACAAGAAGTACCGAGTACACAGACGCATACAGCATGAGGGTATGATGTCTCCCCAGGGTGTCGCCTTCCTCGAAGACTTCGAAGAGCTTTTCGTCACTG ACAAGTGGAAGCACTGCATCCACGTGTTCAACAGCAAGGGAACGCTTCTCCGGCGGCTGTGCACGAAGGGTCAAGGCGACGGGCAACTCCGTAGTCCTGAGGGAATCGCGGCTCACCCCTCGAGGAATCTACTCTACGTTGCGGACACGGGAAACGACCGAATCCATATCTTGACACCCGACGGTGCAACCTTCGCAACCATCGGACCGACCGGGAACGCTGAAACCGTCCTGACCAAAGCTGGGGTGGAAATCACGAATAACGCTACGCACTTCAATCAGCCCACAGCCGTCGCAGTTTCGGAAACTGTGATCGTCGTCGCTGATTGTGGGAATCACAAAATAAAG ATATTCGACCACGCCGCGAACCTTCTTCGCACCATTGGAACTCCAGGAACGCATAGAGGGCTGCTGAG ATCTCCGGAGACAGTGACGCTGGACCCGAAGGGAAACGTGATCGTCGGCGATTCCGGTAATGGGAGAGTTCAGATATTTACAGCCACAGGTGAACTGCTAAGAGTTTTGGGATCCAAGGGAACGAAGGAGGGCCAGTTTGGCTGGGTTTCGGGCATCTTCGTCAAAGATAATTGCGAAATTGTCGTCGCGGACAGCAAGAATTATACCATTcaagtattttaa
- the LOC124180224 gene encoding basic helix-loop-helix transcription factor amos-like isoform X1 gives MMSAHPGRNQYEYEERNQRIRHRSGPATTRGPADSTVACSSTQYYVSPSSDISEEDLSELPSCVYAGRSSSQQQQQQQQQQQQHVVHPGPGHQQHNHGHSHTHSPLHYHMPVQSSADHNDAEMNGMTNMNGINGINGMSPMNGGVEEGYYPNGSPYRIQRHAANIRERKRMLSSINSAFDELRVHVPTFPYEKRLSKIDTLRLAIAYIALLREVLAARLDPLTYVERCLRGEISGERAEWNTSDLTARLSWINWENLGVNPNRRSVLTTLALTADNMN, from the exons ATGATGTCGGCCCATCCCGGGAGGAATCAGTACGAATACGAGGAACGCAATCAGAGGATTCGACACCGAAGCGGACCCGCAACTACCAGAGGACCCGCTGACTCCACGGTCGCTTGCTCCAG CACTCAGTATTACGTAAGTCCCAGCAGCGACATCAGCGAGGAAGATTTATCCGAGCTTCCATCTTGCGTTTACGCAGGAAGATCCTCGTcgcaacaacagcaacagcaacagcaacaacaacaacagcacgTGGTTCATCCTGGTCCAGGACACCAGCAACATAACCACGGACATTCTCACACCCATTCGCCTCTTCACTATCACATGCCCGTTCAGTCTAGTGCAG ACCACAACGACGCCGAGATGAACGGAATGACGAATATGAACGGTATAAACGGGATTAACGGAATGAGTCCGATGAACGGCGGAGTCGAGGAGGGTTACTATCCAAACGGAAGTCCGTACAGAATTCAGAGGCACGCAGCGAACATCCGGGAGCGAAAGCGGATGCTCAG CAGCATCAACTCGGCTTTCGACGAGCTGAGAGTTCACGTGCCAACGTTTCCCTACGAGAAAAGACTGTCGAAAATCGACACCCTCCGCCTCGCCATCGCCTACATCGCTCTCCTCAGGGAAGTTCTTGCCGCCAGACTCGATCCTCTCACGTACGTCGAACGGTGTCTTCGAGGCGAGATAAGTGGCGAACGTGCAGAATGGAACACCAGTG ATTTGACGGCGCGGCTGTCTTGGATAAATTGGGAGAACCTTGGTGTTAATCCAAATCGTCGTTCGGTGCTGACGACGCTTGCACTCACCGCTGACAATATGAACTGA
- the LOC124180224 gene encoding basic helix-loop-helix transcription factor amos-like isoform X2, giving the protein MMSAHPGRNQYEYEERNQRIRHRSGPATTRGPADSTVACSSTQYYVSPSSDISEEDLSELPSCVYAGRSSSQQQQQQQQQQQQHVVHPGPGHQQHNHGHSHTHSPLHYHMPVQSSADHNDAEMNGMTNMNGINGINGMSPMNGGVEEGYYPNGSPYRIQRHAANIRERKRMLSINSAFDELRVHVPTFPYEKRLSKIDTLRLAIAYIALLREVLAARLDPLTYVERCLRGEISGERAEWNTSDLTARLSWINWENLGVNPNRRSVLTTLALTADNMN; this is encoded by the exons ATGATGTCGGCCCATCCCGGGAGGAATCAGTACGAATACGAGGAACGCAATCAGAGGATTCGACACCGAAGCGGACCCGCAACTACCAGAGGACCCGCTGACTCCACGGTCGCTTGCTCCAG CACTCAGTATTACGTAAGTCCCAGCAGCGACATCAGCGAGGAAGATTTATCCGAGCTTCCATCTTGCGTTTACGCAGGAAGATCCTCGTcgcaacaacagcaacagcaacagcaacaacaacaacagcacgTGGTTCATCCTGGTCCAGGACACCAGCAACATAACCACGGACATTCTCACACCCATTCGCCTCTTCACTATCACATGCCCGTTCAGTCTAGTGCAG ACCACAACGACGCCGAGATGAACGGAATGACGAATATGAACGGTATAAACGGGATTAACGGAATGAGTCCGATGAACGGCGGAGTCGAGGAGGGTTACTATCCAAACGGAAGTCCGTACAGAATTCAGAGGCACGCAGCGAACATCCGGGAGCGAAAGCGGATGCTCAG CATCAACTCGGCTTTCGACGAGCTGAGAGTTCACGTGCCAACGTTTCCCTACGAGAAAAGACTGTCGAAAATCGACACCCTCCGCCTCGCCATCGCCTACATCGCTCTCCTCAGGGAAGTTCTTGCCGCCAGACTCGATCCTCTCACGTACGTCGAACGGTGTCTTCGAGGCGAGATAAGTGGCGAACGTGCAGAATGGAACACCAGTG ATTTGACGGCGCGGCTGTCTTGGATAAATTGGGAGAACCTTGGTGTTAATCCAAATCGTCGTTCGGTGCTGACGACGCTTGCACTCACCGCTGACAATATGAACTGA
- the LOC124181198 gene encoding tripartite motif-containing protein 2-like isoform X1 yields the protein MSTNICFKESDEMFPYCVAMFFPKDEPIWKKIKYPSRMTSKWKSVFKRPLSHDSTNPRPVENHEESSAIMQEMTELPADFILGPDPKASKSRPVFNSSQSAIEQPTVELRNNDSRKSHGTSLGAIEDLLQCPICLERLRTPRMMPCQHTFCLECLEEQLNYLGNDGRTIKCPLCKLTVVESVPRDLPTNLYIENLLRVMGNVGGESLEHLVFSSPVVTFAPCVDQPSSLVQGPSSLMSMPEPVVQEIRCVKCETACTRENRCKHCKQIFCSVCWVAHMDDLKEQLGNITEQLSNTTDRFQHRIQDYKTRVDQLMEYIDRDIELRIGELRQEREERIQQVQDSARKGEHLAEELKGKIIRTKEEVDAYQCFKFDTLADNQEKVKTFLALHRRASELMTAVAYWQPEISDSLDDQDEKQRINFATSEETAQFYYRSKTFTPRIVAGRGIVQRPSGITMDPWKKHFLVACPGTRQVLVLDKKYRVHRRIQHEGMMSPQGVAFLEDFEELFVTDKWKHCIHVFNSKGTLLRRLCTKGQGDGQLRSPEGIAAHPSRNLLYVADTGNDRIHILTPDGATFATIGPTGNAETVLTKAGVEITNNATHFNQPTAVAVSETVIVVADCGNHKIKIFDHAANLLRTIGTPGTHRGLLRSPETVTLDPKGNVIVGDSGNGRVQIFTATGELLRVLGSKGTKEGQFGWVSGIFVKDNCEIVVADSKNYTIQVF from the exons AATGACTTCGAAGTGGAAGTCGGTATTCAAGAGGCCACTTTCTCACGATTCGACAAATCCTCGACCGGTCGAAAACCACGAAGAGTCCAGCGCTATAATGCAGGAAATGACGGAACTCCCAGCGGACTTCATCCTGGGTCCCGATCCCAAGGCATCCAAGTCCCGGCCAGTTTTCAACTCCAGTCAATCCGCCATTGAACAACCGACGGTGGAACTCAGGAACAACGATTCAAGGAAATCTCACGG AACTTCCCTTGGGGCGATCGAGGACCTACTACAGTGTCCCATTTGCCTCGAACGACTTCGTACACCACGCATGATGCCGTGCCAGCACACCTTCTGCCTCGAATGCTTGGAGGAGCAGCTTAACTACTTGGGAAACGATG GAAGAACGATCAAGTGCCCGCTTTGCAAGTTGACGGTGGTCGAATCGGTGCCTCGTGACCTACCAACGAACCTGTACATCGAGAATCTTCTGCGAGTGATGGGAAACGTTGGTGGCGAGAGTCTGGAACACTTGGTCTTCTCGAGTCCTGTTGTGACCTTTGCGCCCTGCGTAGATCAGCCGTCATCCCTCGTCCAGGGACCGTCTTCACTGATGTCTATGCCGGAGCCTGTGGTCCAGGAAATCCGGTGCGTTAAATGCGAGACCGCGTGCACGAGGGAAAATAGATGCAAACACTGCAAACAG ATATTTTGCAGCGTTTGCTGGGTCGCCCATATGGACGACCTCAAAGAGCAACTCGGCAACATCACAGAGCAGCTCAGTAACACGACGGATCGTTTTCAACACAGGATTCAAGATTACAAG ACAAGGGTTGATCAGCTGATGGAATACATTGATCGTGACATCGAGTTGCGAATCGGAGAACTGCGGCAGGAGCGCGAAGAGAGAATACAGCAAGTCCAGGATTCGGCCAGAAAGGGTGAACATCTCGCTGAGGAGCTCAAAGGGAAGATAATAAGAACAAAGGAGGAGGTCGATGCTTATCAATGCTTCAAGTTCGACACTCTCGCCGACAATCAGGAGAAG GTCAAAACATTCTTGGCTCTTCATCGACGAGCAAGCGAACTCATGACAGCGGTTGCTTACTGGCAGCCAGAGATTAGTGATTCTCTGGACGATCAGGACGAAAAGCAGAGGATAAATTTTGCCACGTCAGAGGAAACTGCTCAGTTTTATTACAG GAGCAAAACTTTTACACCGAGGATCGTAGCTGGCCGGGGAATAGTTCAGAGACCTTCAGGGATCACTATGGACCCCTGGAAAAAACATTTCCTAGTGGCCTGTCCGGGCACTCGGCAAGTTTTGGTCCTCGACAAGAAGTACCGAGTACACAGACGCATACAGCATGAGGGTATGATGTCTCCCCAGGGTGTCGCCTTCCTCGAAGACTTCGAAGAGCTTTTCGTCACTG ACAAGTGGAAGCACTGCATCCACGTGTTCAACAGCAAGGGAACGCTTCTCCGGCGGCTGTGCACGAAGGGTCAAGGCGACGGGCAACTCCGTAGTCCTGAGGGAATCGCGGCTCACCCCTCGAGGAATCTACTCTACGTTGCGGACACGGGAAACGACCGAATCCATATCTTGACACCCGACGGTGCAACCTTCGCAACCATCGGACCGACCGGGAACGCTGAAACCGTCCTGACCAAAGCTGGGGTGGAAATCACGAATAACGCTACGCACTTCAATCAGCCCACAGCCGTCGCAGTTTCGGAAACTGTGATCGTCGTCGCTGATTGTGGGAATCACAAAATAAAG ATATTCGACCACGCCGCGAACCTTCTTCGCACCATTGGAACTCCAGGAACGCATAGAGGGCTGCTGAG ATCTCCGGAGACAGTGACGCTGGACCCGAAGGGAAACGTGATCGTCGGCGATTCCGGTAATGGGAGAGTTCAGATATTTACAGCCACAGGTGAACTGCTAAGAGTTTTGGGATCCAAGGGAACGAAGGAGGGCCAGTTTGGCTGGGTTTCGGGCATCTTCGTCAAAGATAATTGCGAAATTGTCGTCGCGGACAGCAAGAATTATACCATTcaagtattttaa